From one Butyricimonas faecihominis genomic stretch:
- the grpE gene encoding nucleotide exchange factor GrpE: protein MAEEKRSTQENEFEESQTNDTEKEEVNSEKHQGEAHKKKEDKSCRKEDKQLEELGQKLIEMNDKYLRLSAEFDNYRKRTLKEKMELTKSAGEQLLSNILPVVDNFERALKSMSTAKDVAALKEGVDLIYANFKSFLTQNGVKEIETENADFDTDIHEAVTTIPAPTPELKGKVLDCIEKGYYLNDKVMRFAKVVVGE from the coding sequence ATGGCAGAAGAGAAGAGATCGACTCAAGAAAACGAGTTTGAAGAGTCACAGACGAACGACACGGAGAAAGAAGAAGTGAATTCAGAAAAACATCAGGGAGAAGCTCACAAAAAGAAAGAAGATAAGTCTTGCCGAAAAGAGGACAAGCAATTGGAAGAGTTGGGACAGAAACTGATCGAGATGAATGATAAATACTTACGTCTGTCTGCGGAGTTCGATAATTACCGGAAACGTACCTTGAAGGAAAAAATGGAGTTAACCAAGAGTGCCGGGGAACAATTGTTAAGTAATATTTTACCCGTGGTGGATAACTTCGAACGTGCCTTGAAGAGTATGAGTACGGCGAAGGATGTGGCAGCTCTTAAAGAAGGAGTGGATTTGATCTATGCTAATTTTAAGTCTTTTCTGACACAGAATGGCGTGAAAGAAATCGAAACTGAAAATGCTGATTTTGACACGGATATTCACGAGGCGGTAACAACAATTCCGGCTCCGACTCCGGAGTTAAAGGGTAAAGTGTTGGATTGTATCGAGAAGGGATATTACTTGAATGACAAGGTGATGCGTTTTGCAAAAGTGGTTGTTGGTGAATAA
- the dnaJ gene encoding molecular chaperone DnaJ has translation MEKRDYYEVLGVSKSADATEIKKAYRKLALKYHPDKNPGDKEAEEKFKEAAEAYDVLSNEEKRRRYDQFGHAGVGGAGQGGFGGGMSMDDIFSQFGDIFGSFGGFSGFGGFGGGRSARRVNRGTNLRVKVKMNLQEIATGIEKKIKVKKYVACQHCNGTGAKDGKSYSTCSTCKGSGQVTRVQNTILGAMQTTSTCPTCEGEGKIINEKCTFCNGEGVLMSEEVISINIPAGVGEGMQLSLSGKGNAARRGGVNGDLIVLIEEEEHPELVRDGNDLLYNVFIGYPEAVLGETVEIPTIEGKVKVKIEAGTQPGKILRLRGKGLPDVNGYGKGDLLAKVNVWIPKNLSKDEKKLVEKMKEAEGFKPGSGDKKSIFSKMKDFFD, from the coding sequence ATGGAAAAGAGAGATTATTATGAGGTGTTGGGGGTATCTAAAAGTGCTGATGCCACTGAGATCAAGAAAGCATATCGAAAACTGGCTTTGAAGTATCACCCGGATAAAAATCCGGGTGACAAGGAGGCCGAGGAAAAATTTAAAGAAGCCGCTGAAGCATACGATGTGCTGAGTAACGAAGAGAAGCGACGTCGTTATGATCAGTTCGGTCACGCCGGAGTAGGTGGAGCCGGACAAGGAGGTTTTGGTGGCGGCATGAGTATGGATGATATTTTCTCTCAATTCGGGGATATTTTCGGAAGTTTCGGTGGCTTTAGTGGTTTCGGAGGTTTTGGTGGTGGCCGTAGTGCCCGCCGAGTAAACCGGGGAACGAACCTGAGAGTGAAGGTGAAAATGAACCTTCAGGAAATTGCTACCGGGATTGAGAAGAAAATCAAGGTAAAGAAATATGTGGCTTGTCAGCATTGTAATGGAACGGGAGCAAAGGATGGAAAATCCTATTCCACTTGTTCGACCTGTAAAGGATCGGGGCAAGTGACCCGGGTACAAAATACGATACTGGGAGCGATGCAAACCACTTCCACGTGTCCGACTTGCGAGGGCGAAGGAAAGATTATCAATGAAAAATGTACTTTCTGTAATGGGGAGGGCGTGTTGATGTCGGAAGAGGTGATTTCTATCAATATTCCGGCAGGAGTGGGTGAAGGGATGCAATTGTCTTTGAGTGGTAAAGGAAATGCGGCTCGTCGCGGTGGTGTGAACGGAGACTTGATCGTGTTGATAGAAGAAGAAGAGCATCCGGAGTTGGTAAGAGATGGGAATGATTTATTATACAATGTGTTTATCGGGTACCCAGAAGCCGTGTTAGGGGAAACGGTTGAGATTCCGACCATCGAAGGGAAAGTGAAAGTGAAGATTGAGGCAGGTACCCAGCCGGGTAAAATATTGCGTTTGCGAGGAAAAGGATTGCCTGATGTGAACGGTTACGGTAAAGGGGATTTGTTGGCGAAGGTGAACGTGTGGATTCCGAAGAACTTGTCGAAGGACGAGAAGAAACTCGTGGAAAAGATGAAAGAGGCGGAAGGCTTTAAGCCGGGAAGTGGTGACAAGAAAAGTATCTTCTCCAAGATGAAAGATTTTTTTGATTAG
- a CDS encoding hydrogen peroxide-inducible genes activator yields MITLTQLEYVVAVDEFRHFATAADKCFVTQPTLSMQIKKLEDDLGVIIFDRSRQPVVPTDIGYKLIEQARIVLASTQRIKEIINEEKQEVAGSLKIGIIPTLAPYLLPIFIGDYIRRYPGVQVEVEELISEEIIRRLKHDTLDVGVFVTPYHDDKIVEQPVFYEEMMIYAHPDHELLKKKNVETQDIATPELWMLGDGHCFRDQVVNLCEIRGTLHKNLPFDFESNSLETLMKIVDREGGFTLIPELATLYMTEEKKKQVRSFTVSKPLREVSVIYSRHFTKQKLIDLLCEDIRQVVPPGMLKKERGKIVEWKKIR; encoded by the coding sequence ATGATTACACTGACACAATTAGAATATGTTGTTGCGGTCGATGAATTCCGGCATTTTGCAACAGCCGCCGACAAGTGTTTCGTGACACAGCCGACACTGAGTATGCAAATTAAAAAGCTGGAAGATGATCTGGGTGTAATCATTTTCGATCGGAGCCGGCAACCGGTTGTGCCTACCGACATCGGTTACAAGTTGATCGAACAGGCAAGAATTGTGCTGGCCTCGACTCAAAGAATAAAAGAGATTATTAATGAAGAGAAACAGGAGGTAGCGGGATCCTTGAAAATAGGTATTATTCCCACGCTGGCTCCTTATTTATTACCGATATTCATCGGGGATTATATTCGTCGTTATCCCGGGGTACAGGTGGAAGTGGAAGAATTAATTTCGGAGGAGATTATCCGACGACTGAAACATGACACGCTGGATGTGGGAGTATTTGTGACCCCTTATCATGACGATAAGATTGTGGAACAGCCCGTGTTTTACGAGGAGATGATGATCTACGCTCACCCCGATCATGAACTTTTGAAAAAGAAAAACGTAGAAACACAAGATATTGCAACTCCTGAGTTATGGATGTTAGGAGACGGACATTGTTTCCGGGATCAAGTGGTGAACTTGTGTGAAATACGTGGAACGCTGCATAAGAATTTGCCTTTTGATTTTGAGAGTAATTCTTTAGAAACCTTAATGAAGATTGTGGACCGGGAAGGAGGATTTACCTTGATTCCTGAATTGGCCACGTTATACATGACGGAGGAAAAGAAAAAGCAAGTTCGTTCTTTCACGGTGTCCAAACCTTTACGGGAAGTCAGTGTGATATATTCCCGTCATTTCACGAAACAGAAGTTGATTGATTTGCTTTGTGAAGATATACGACAAGTGGTTCCCCCGGGAATGTTGAAAAAAGAGAGGGGAAAAATCGTTGAATGGAAAAAGATAAGATAA
- the lpcA gene encoding D-sedoheptulose 7-phosphate isomerase produces the protein MDSIKKSFLEAQQVLADFVADEEKLKQVGLAAEILSRVLKNGGKVISCGNGGSMSDAMHFAEELTGRFRGDRPALPAMAISDPTHLTCVANDFGFEYVFSRYVEAHGKAGDVLLAISTSGNSENIVKAVDAAHRKGMLVIGLTGKDGGKMKNMCDVNICVPWSGYSDRIQEIHIKVIHILIEQIEAHLFSEQ, from the coding sequence ATGGATAGTATCAAGAAAAGTTTTTTGGAGGCGCAGCAAGTGTTAGCTGATTTCGTGGCGGATGAGGAGAAGTTGAAACAAGTCGGATTGGCGGCAGAGATATTATCCCGGGTATTGAAAAACGGGGGTAAGGTCATAAGTTGTGGAAATGGTGGTTCCATGAGTGATGCCATGCATTTCGCCGAGGAACTTACCGGACGTTTCAGGGGAGACCGTCCTGCACTACCGGCAATGGCAATTTCCGATCCGACTCACTTGACCTGCGTGGCCAATGATTTCGGGTTTGAGTATGTGTTTTCCCGTTACGTGGAGGCACACGGGAAAGCGGGTGATGTGCTATTGGCAATCAGTACTTCCGGTAATTCAGAGAACATTGTGAAAGCCGTTGATGCGGCTCACCGCAAGGGTATGTTGGTGATCGGGTTAACCGGTAAGGATGGCGGTAAAATGAAGAATATGTGTGACGTGAATATTTGTGTTCCTTGGAGCGGGTATTCCGATCGGATTCAGGAGATTCACATCAAGGTGATTCATATCCTGATTGAGCAAATCGAGGCACATCTGTTCTCGGAACAATAA
- a CDS encoding inorganic pyrophosphatase produces the protein MGNKINDPIVRLMGLRYKSHPWHGLDIGEDAPNVVTAFIEMVPTDTVKYELDKVSGYIKIDRPQKYSNVVPALYGFLPQTYCGDLVAEYCMSQTERTDIHGDGDPLDICVLTEKTISHGDIIAEVRPIGGFRMLDKNEADDKIIAVLKHDATYNIYNDISELPHVIIDRLRHYFLTYKDLPGEERRTEITHVYNKEEAFEVIRRSAEDYKNHFQGLEDILSRV, from the coding sequence ATGGGAAATAAAATTAATGATCCTATTGTCCGGTTGATGGGACTTAGGTACAAGTCACATCCGTGGCATGGTTTGGATATTGGGGAGGATGCGCCGAACGTGGTTACCGCGTTTATAGAGATGGTACCGACGGACACGGTGAAGTACGAGTTGGATAAAGTGAGTGGGTATATAAAAATAGATCGTCCGCAGAAGTATTCGAACGTGGTTCCCGCTTTATATGGTTTTTTGCCGCAGACCTATTGCGGAGATTTGGTCGCCGAGTATTGTATGTCGCAGACTGAGAGAACGGATATTCACGGGGATGGAGACCCGCTTGATATTTGTGTCCTGACCGAGAAAACGATCTCTCACGGGGATATTATTGCGGAAGTTCGTCCTATCGGGGGATTCCGGATGTTGGATAAGAACGAGGCGGACGATAAGATTATTGCCGTGTTGAAACATGATGCCACGTATAATATTTACAATGATATTTCTGAATTACCGCACGTGATCATCGATCGGTTGCGACATTATTTTTTAACCTACAAGGATCTTCCCGGTGAAGAACGACGCACGGAAATCACTCATGTCTATAATAAAGAAGAGGCTTTCGAGGTGATTCGTAGAAGTGCCGAAGATTATAAAAATCACTTCCAAGGACTTGAAGATATACTAAGTCGGGTATAA
- a CDS encoding YifB family Mg chelatase-like AAA ATPase, translating to MLVKIFGGAVYGINALTITIEVNILWGAKFIIVGLPDNAVKESQQRIDSALREIGLKIPGKRVIINMAPADVKKEGSSFDLPLAIGILAANDQLPNAQLDKYLIMGELSLDGSLQAVKGVLPIAIHAKKEGFKGILLPHQNANEAAVVQDFEVYGFHHLSEVIAFLKQEKDFSPISFDQQVMTAFPDDDLLDFKDVKGQENVKRAMEVAAAGGHNMIMIGSPGSGKTMLARRLPTILPPMTIEEALETTKIHSVAGKIQNNHSLITSRPFRSPHHTISDVALVGGGSWPQPGEISLAHHGILFLDELPEFRRAVLEVLRQPLEDRKITISRSKFSVEYPANIMLIASMNPCPCGYYNHPTKECNCPPGAVQKYLSKISGPLLDRIDIHIEVIPVELDKITNSSDSEPSSVVRARVIAARAIQTQRFQSYPGIYCNAQMTSPLLKKYCPLDDKCVALLKIAMQRFGLSARAYDRIIKLSRTIADLDHNEKITPQYIAEAIQYRSLDKDGWGG from the coding sequence ATGTTAGTTAAAATTTTCGGGGGTGCAGTGTACGGAATCAACGCTTTGACCATCACAATCGAGGTTAATATTCTTTGGGGAGCGAAATTTATTATTGTCGGTTTACCCGATAACGCGGTAAAAGAAAGCCAGCAACGGATTGATTCCGCCCTCCGGGAAATCGGACTAAAGATTCCGGGTAAACGAGTCATCATCAACATGGCTCCTGCCGACGTGAAGAAAGAAGGATCGTCTTTCGACCTACCGCTAGCCATTGGAATCCTTGCGGCTAATGACCAGTTACCTAACGCACAACTGGATAAATACTTGATCATGGGTGAGCTGTCATTGGATGGTAGCCTACAAGCGGTCAAAGGGGTACTTCCCATCGCCATACACGCCAAAAAAGAAGGTTTTAAAGGTATTCTTCTGCCCCACCAGAATGCTAACGAGGCTGCCGTGGTTCAAGATTTTGAAGTTTACGGTTTCCACCATCTGAGTGAAGTGATCGCTTTTCTGAAACAGGAAAAAGACTTCTCTCCCATTTCTTTCGATCAGCAAGTCATGACAGCATTTCCCGATGATGACTTGCTTGATTTCAAAGACGTGAAGGGACAAGAAAACGTGAAACGCGCAATGGAAGTTGCCGCCGCAGGCGGACATAACATGATTATGATCGGCTCTCCCGGTTCTGGAAAAACCATGCTGGCCCGAAGATTACCGACCATTCTCCCTCCCATGACCATCGAAGAGGCACTGGAAACAACGAAAATCCACTCCGTCGCGGGAAAGATTCAAAATAATCATTCCTTAATTACTTCACGTCCCTTTCGTTCGCCGCATCATACCATATCTGATGTCGCACTTGTTGGCGGGGGATCTTGGCCTCAACCGGGGGAAATATCACTTGCTCACCATGGCATCTTATTTTTAGATGAACTCCCAGAATTTCGCCGGGCAGTACTGGAAGTATTGAGACAACCGCTTGAAGATCGGAAGATTACCATCAGTCGTTCCAAGTTCAGCGTGGAATATCCGGCTAACATCATGCTAATCGCATCCATGAATCCTTGCCCATGTGGGTACTATAATCATCCCACGAAGGAATGTAATTGTCCGCCCGGAGCCGTTCAAAAATACTTATCGAAAATATCCGGTCCTTTACTCGACCGGATTGACATACATATTGAAGTGATTCCCGTAGAGCTTGACAAGATCACAAATTCCTCGGACAGTGAACCAAGTTCTGTTGTTCGGGCTAGGGTGATCGCAGCCCGGGCCATCCAGACCCAGCGATTTCAATCTTACCCCGGGATTTATTGTAATGCCCAGATGACCTCGCCGCTACTAAAAAAGTATTGCCCCCTAGACGATAAATGTGTTGCACTACTAAAGATTGCCATGCAACGTTTCGGACTTTCCGCCCGGGCTTACGACCGGATCATCAAATTGTCACGAACGATTGCCGATCTAGACCATAACGAGAAAATAACCCCGCAATATATCGCCGAGGCCATACAATACCGAAGTCTCGACAAGGACGGATGGGGTGGATGA
- a CDS encoding UDP-2,3-diacylglucosamine diphosphatase: MQGKKVYFLSDAHLGAKLLKDNREREIMLVEFLQSIKPDCLELYLLGDMFDFWFEYKHVVPKGHVRFLAELANFTDQGIKVHFFTGNHDIWAFDYLAKECGVILHTSMLETTLNGKSFLIGHGDGLNPNDKGYLFLRNAFHNRFLQRCFRFIHPDWGIALANKWSSHSRLKGNGQIEARGYLGDDKEEIVIYCRNILKEHHVDYFIFGHRHLPLNLELEPNSHYINTGDWITHFSYAVFDGEKVSLEKLDRNK, translated from the coding sequence ATGCAGGGTAAGAAGGTTTATTTTCTTTCAGACGCACACTTGGGTGCCAAACTATTGAAAGATAATCGGGAGAGAGAAATTATGCTCGTGGAGTTTTTGCAAAGCATCAAACCTGATTGCTTGGAACTTTACCTGCTTGGTGATATGTTTGATTTTTGGTTCGAATACAAACACGTTGTACCCAAAGGCCACGTACGCTTTCTTGCCGAACTGGCCAATTTCACGGATCAGGGAATTAAGGTACATTTCTTCACGGGTAACCACGACATCTGGGCTTTCGACTACTTGGCAAAAGAATGTGGTGTTATCCTGCACACTTCCATGCTTGAAACCACGCTAAACGGAAAGTCTTTCCTTATCGGACATGGTGACGGCCTGAACCCGAACGACAAAGGGTATCTTTTCCTGCGTAACGCTTTCCATAATCGTTTCCTACAAAGATGTTTCCGGTTTATCCATCCCGACTGGGGGATCGCTTTAGCCAATAAATGGTCATCCCATTCCCGACTGAAAGGAAACGGACAAATCGAGGCGAGGGGCTATCTGGGAGATGACAAAGAAGAAATCGTTATTTATTGCCGGAATATCTTGAAAGAACACCACGTGGATTATTTCATTTTTGGCCATCGCCATTTGCCTCTCAATCTTGAACTCGAACCCAACAGCCACTATATCAACACGGGAGACTGGATCACGCATTTCAGTTATGCCGTATTCGACGGAGAGAAGGTTTCTCTTGAAAAACTTGATCGCAATAAATAA
- a CDS encoding DUF4369 domain-containing protein: protein MRKILLLGLLVVLIASCSEKTNVEITGAIKDAANTKVYLEQIDVSSRKTIDSTKINKNGEFKFKLNIELPTFYSLRFSNNEQVTLIASPDEVLEVSGTLKDIKNNYWVDGSENSLWIKLLNFQITRTITTTDSLKRSYQALPQGTEYDAQRQEYAKAWEEAINKQISFTRDFIIKHATSPASYYALYQKIDDNIGVMDEFEDLHYFKVVASSLTALYPESQYTKAIMNHLKQISQAIRNQQLAAVINNTEGSLPDINLPDVNGKDVSLNSLKSKLIVLDFGLITAKESQEYIDQMKSVYNKFKNRGVEIYMVCLDKNKFLWEDVIKTNKINWICVWDQGALQSRAASTWNVKSVPANYIINQKKEIVGKNLYGSRLEDRLNDLLKK, encoded by the coding sequence ATGAGAAAAATACTATTACTTGGACTACTTGTAGTTCTTATCGCATCCTGTAGTGAAAAGACGAATGTCGAAATTACAGGAGCCATCAAAGATGCAGCCAACACGAAAGTATATCTGGAACAAATAGATGTAAGTTCAAGAAAAACAATCGACTCAACAAAAATTAACAAGAACGGGGAGTTTAAATTTAAACTCAACATCGAACTCCCGACATTCTATTCTTTAAGATTTTCTAACAACGAGCAAGTGACCTTGATCGCCAGCCCGGACGAGGTACTTGAAGTCAGTGGTACGCTGAAGGACATTAAAAATAACTATTGGGTGGACGGTTCTGAAAACTCGTTATGGATTAAACTCTTGAATTTCCAAATCACCCGTACCATCACGACAACAGATTCTTTGAAGAGATCCTACCAAGCTCTCCCACAAGGAACCGAGTATGACGCTCAACGTCAGGAATACGCCAAGGCATGGGAAGAGGCCATCAACAAACAGATCAGTTTCACCCGTGACTTCATTATCAAACACGCCACCTCTCCGGCATCTTACTATGCCCTTTATCAAAAAATTGATGATAATATCGGAGTGATGGACGAGTTCGAAGACCTTCACTATTTTAAAGTGGTGGCATCATCCTTGACCGCCCTTTATCCCGAATCCCAGTACACGAAGGCAATCATGAATCACTTGAAACAAATATCCCAAGCTATCCGCAATCAACAATTGGCTGCCGTAATTAACAACACGGAAGGATCTCTGCCGGATATTAACCTGCCGGATGTGAATGGCAAGGATGTTTCACTGAACTCCCTCAAATCGAAACTCATCGTGCTTGACTTCGGACTGATCACGGCCAAAGAGAGCCAAGAGTACATTGACCAGATGAAAAGCGTGTACAACAAGTTCAAAAACCGGGGAGTGGAAATATACATGGTTTGTCTGGATAAAAACAAATTTCTTTGGGAAGACGTGATAAAAACGAACAAGATCAACTGGATTTGCGTATGGGATCAAGGAGCATTACAAAGTCGGGCAGCCTCGACTTGGAACGTGAAGAGTGTTCCGGCAAACTACATCATTAACCAAAAGAAAGAAATTGTCGGTAAAAATTTGTACGGCAGCCGTTTGGAAGACCGTTTGAACGACTTGTTGAAAAAATAA
- a CDS encoding TonB-dependent receptor has translation MCLLASVGLQAQTIKGRVMEETENGEVALPGANVYWVGTSKGSVSDANGEFKIKWEKVGKLVVSFIGYRSDTIEVKSTDKFVTCTLKSGEQLDEVSVAARKQSTVMSTQGPLIEQLITGEELCKAACCNLGESFETNASVDVSYADAVTGAKQIQLLGLTGKYVQMMTENMPNFRGLASLYGLTYIPGPWMSAISVSKGTGSVINGYESMAGQISVDYKKPRDPELLSANVFTSSEGMYEFNSNFSIKFNDKWSTMFLLHGDWMEEPHDGNKDGFLDMPEKTQYNVMNRWAYKDDTWYLQFGGKFIDEERIGGQTTHGGHAHADEKYGLYKIGIDTRRYEAFLKLGYLMPQYENTSMAILVNYSDHTQDSYYGPKMYNAGQKSLFVNYIYQSIFGTNPSQMYSAGLSFNYDKYDEDFRDPVFNYGEDISTDFINMKREERVPGAFFQYTGEFLDQRFIVMAGLRYDYHNIFGSIWTPRAHIMYKPDEFTSIKATFGRGLRTPNILAENSYLLASAANFYVNGELLGKNPALLDDLKMEDSWNFGANVNRKFEVFGRTLNINLDYYHTKFNDQVVVDNETAYNKVNFYNLDGDSYSNCYQIEVKYELIPRLEATLAYRYNDVKTTINGDLRRTPLTSRYKGLVNLSYFTNLKKWQFDFTTQFNGSGRLPEQGGIADEYRVASRFDDFQIMNAQVTKYFRLWSIYAGCENIGDFTQKNPIVNSHNPWSDTFDSSKVWGPLHGRKFYIGLRFALDRKE, from the coding sequence ATGTGTTTACTTGCCTCTGTTGGCTTACAGGCACAGACCATAAAAGGGCGTGTTATGGAAGAAACGGAAAACGGAGAGGTGGCGTTACCCGGGGCGAATGTCTATTGGGTAGGGACCTCGAAAGGATCTGTTTCGGATGCGAACGGGGAATTTAAGATCAAGTGGGAAAAGGTTGGGAAGTTGGTCGTTAGTTTTATCGGGTACCGCTCGGATACGATAGAGGTAAAATCCACGGATAAATTCGTGACCTGCACGTTGAAATCCGGGGAGCAATTGGATGAGGTGAGCGTGGCTGCCCGTAAACAGAGTACCGTGATGTCGACTCAGGGACCTTTGATCGAGCAATTGATCACGGGCGAAGAGTTGTGTAAGGCGGCTTGCTGTAACTTGGGTGAGAGTTTCGAGACGAATGCCTCGGTTGACGTGTCGTATGCCGATGCCGTGACGGGTGCAAAGCAAATCCAGCTATTGGGATTAACCGGAAAGTACGTGCAGATGATGACAGAGAATATGCCTAATTTCCGGGGATTGGCCTCTTTGTACGGATTGACTTATATTCCCGGTCCTTGGATGTCCGCGATTTCCGTTTCAAAAGGAACGGGATCGGTGATTAATGGTTACGAATCGATGGCCGGGCAGATCAGCGTGGACTACAAGAAACCCCGTGATCCGGAGTTACTCTCGGCTAATGTCTTCACGAGTAGCGAGGGAATGTACGAATTTAACTCTAATTTCAGTATCAAGTTCAATGACAAGTGGAGTACGATGTTTCTTTTGCATGGGGACTGGATGGAAGAGCCTCATGACGGGAACAAGGATGGATTCTTGGATATGCCGGAGAAAACGCAATACAACGTGATGAATCGTTGGGCTTATAAAGATGATACTTGGTATTTGCAATTCGGGGGTAAATTTATCGACGAGGAACGTATCGGTGGACAAACCACTCATGGTGGACATGCTCATGCAGATGAGAAATACGGGTTGTATAAAATTGGAATCGACACTCGTCGTTACGAGGCTTTCTTGAAGTTAGGTTACTTGATGCCCCAGTATGAGAACACGAGTATGGCGATTTTGGTGAACTATTCCGATCACACGCAGGATTCTTATTATGGGCCGAAAATGTATAACGCCGGGCAGAAGAGTTTGTTCGTGAACTACATCTACCAGTCTATCTTCGGGACGAATCCCAGCCAGATGTACTCTGCCGGGTTGAGTTTCAATTACGACAAATATGACGAAGATTTCCGTGATCCGGTTTTCAATTATGGAGAGGATATTTCTACCGATTTCATAAATATGAAACGAGAAGAACGGGTGCCGGGAGCTTTCTTCCAGTACACGGGAGAGTTCTTGGATCAGCGTTTTATCGTGATGGCAGGTTTGCGCTACGATTATCACAATATTTTCGGGAGTATTTGGACTCCGCGGGCTCACATCATGTATAAACCGGATGAATTCACCAGCATTAAGGCCACTTTTGGTCGCGGTCTGCGTACTCCGAATATCTTGGCCGAGAACAGTTACTTGCTGGCCTCTGCCGCGAACTTCTACGTGAATGGCGAGTTGTTGGGTAAAAATCCGGCTTTACTAGATGATCTAAAAATGGAGGATTCTTGGAATTTCGGGGCTAACGTGAACCGGAAGTTCGAAGTATTCGGGCGTACCTTGAATATCAATTTGGATTATTATCATACGAAATTCAACGACCAAGTGGTGGTGGATAACGAGACGGCATACAACAAGGTGAACTTTTATAACTTAGACGGGGATTCCTATTCGAATTGTTACCAGATAGAGGTGAAATACGAGTTGATCCCTCGTTTGGAGGCCACGTTAGCTTATCGTTACAATGATGTGAAGACAACGATAAACGGTGATTTGAGACGTACTCCTTTAACGAGCCGTTATAAGGGATTGGTGAATTTGTCATATTTCACGAATTTGAAGAAATGGCAGTTCGATTTCACAACCCAGTTCAACGGTTCCGGACGTTTGCCGGAGCAGGGTGGGATTGCCGATGAATATCGGGTCGCCTCCCGTTTTGATGATTTCCAGATCATGAATGCGCAGGTTACGAAATATTTCCGTTTGTGGAGTATTTACGCTGGATGTGAGAATATCGGGGATTTCACTCAAAAGAACCCGATCGTAAATTCCCATAATCCTTGGAGCGATACCTTTGACTCGTCGAAAGTGTGGGGACCTCTTCACGGACGTAAATTTTATATCGGTTTGAGATTTGCCTTAGATCGAAAAGAATAA
- a CDS encoding heavy-metal-associated domain-containing protein, producing the protein MKTMKILFTLVVFVMMGLTVSAQAKKDTTVIFKVGIHCPSCKAKLDKDMPFEKGIKDYKLNMKDSTVLISFRTDKNSVEALRAAIERHDVKVVGMCDKDGKLMKCGKAHKCCKEGNKEACKGSCGEKHNCSGTCGQSCGEKKCDSKCDQNCESKESKCEGKCGDNCCSKTGKTDECCKNKKK; encoded by the coding sequence ATGAAAACAATGAAAATTTTATTCACGCTGGTAGTGTTCGTTATGATGGGTTTAACCGTGAGTGCCCAAGCTAAAAAAGATACAACCGTTATTTTTAAAGTAGGAATACATTGCCCTTCTTGTAAGGCTAAACTGGATAAAGATATGCCTTTCGAGAAAGGAATCAAGGATTATAAGTTGAACATGAAAGATTCAACCGTGTTGATTTCTTTCCGTACCGACAAAAACTCTGTTGAGGCATTGCGGGCGGCTATCGAGCGCCATGACGTGAAAGTAGTGGGAATGTGTGATAAAGACGGTAAGTTGATGAAATGTGGTAAAGCACATAAATGTTGTAAAGAAGGAAATAAAGAAGCTTGCAAGGGAAGTTGCGGCGAGAAACATAATTGCAGTGGTACTTGCGGGCAAAGTTGTGGCGAGAAAAAGTGTGATAGCAAATGCGACCAGAACTGCGAGTCAAAAGAAAGCAAATGTGAAGGAAAATGTGGTGACAATTGCTGTTCCAAGACAGGTAAAACAGACGAGTGCTGCAAGAATAAGAAAAAGTAA